A genomic segment from Halorubrum depositum encodes:
- a CDS encoding DUF357 domain-containing protein, with product MSADLEEKTDRYERMLADALAVADPRPPADTPLGEAAADVTEMAESYLEDGRHFREGGDPVNALASYSYGYGWLDAGVRLGLFAVPDDTELFTT from the coding sequence ATGAGCGCCGACTTAGAGGAGAAGACGGACCGCTACGAGCGCATGCTCGCGGACGCGCTGGCGGTCGCGGATCCGCGGCCGCCGGCCGACACCCCCCTCGGCGAGGCCGCGGCCGACGTGACCGAGATGGCCGAGTCGTACCTCGAAGACGGGCGACACTTCCGCGAGGGCGGCGACCCGGTGAACGCGCTCGCGTCGTACTCGTACGGCTACGGGTGGCTCGACGCCGGCGTCCGGCTGGGGCTGTTCGCCGTCCCCGACGACACCGAACTGTTCACGACGTGA
- a CDS encoding class I SAM-dependent methyltransferase: MKKTVEEHAARFSEKAAEYDDSKSDEYHACASLVVEHAGPTPDDVVLDLGAGTGAIALALAPDAERVLARDVSEGMMDEGRRKAEERGLANVEFAYGEFREPEVDPDQRVDVVTSNFALHHLADDEKREAIRVMAATGARRIVLGDVAFFEEADPEAPFYGPDVDDPATVGTLVEAFTAEGFAVTAVERVHDQVAVIVAERLGGDAGGE, translated from the coding sequence ATGAAGAAGACGGTTGAGGAGCACGCGGCGCGCTTCTCCGAGAAGGCGGCGGAGTACGACGACTCGAAGAGCGACGAGTACCACGCGTGTGCGAGCCTCGTCGTCGAGCACGCCGGCCCGACCCCCGACGACGTGGTCCTCGACCTGGGCGCCGGCACCGGAGCCATCGCGCTGGCGCTCGCGCCCGACGCCGAACGCGTGCTCGCCCGCGACGTCAGCGAGGGGATGATGGACGAGGGGCGCCGGAAGGCGGAGGAGCGCGGGCTCGCGAACGTCGAGTTCGCGTACGGCGAGTTCCGCGAGCCCGAGGTCGACCCGGACCAGCGGGTCGACGTCGTCACCTCGAACTTCGCGCTCCACCACCTCGCGGACGACGAGAAGCGCGAGGCGATCCGCGTGATGGCCGCGACGGGGGCCCGCCGGATCGTCCTCGGCGACGTCGCGTTCTTCGAGGAGGCGGACCCGGAGGCGCCGTTTTACGGCCCCGATGTCGACGACCCGGCCACCGTGGGGACCCTCGTCGAGGCGTTCACCGCCGAGGGGTTCGCGGTGACCGCGGTCGAGCGCGTCCACGACCAGGTCGCCGTGATCGTCGCGGAGCGGCTCGGCGGCGACGCGGGCGGGGAGTGA
- a CDS encoding Rpp14/Pop5 family protein: MKHLPKHLRPRWRYVAVGIETWPDADLGRRSFQRALWYAAGNLIGDAGSADADLTLLSFAHGDGTGEAVVRVRHGHVAEARAAIACVSEVDGDPVGIHVRGISGTVRACEERYMGRAGANSTQRDVAFGDAERPAVVREDACDVWVESGYVGAAAFDIE, translated from the coding sequence ATGAAACACCTCCCCAAGCACCTCCGACCGCGCTGGCGGTACGTCGCGGTCGGCATCGAGACGTGGCCCGACGCCGACCTCGGACGCCGCTCCTTCCAGCGCGCGCTCTGGTACGCCGCCGGCAACCTGATCGGCGACGCGGGCAGCGCCGACGCCGACCTCACGCTGCTCTCGTTCGCGCACGGCGACGGGACGGGGGAAGCGGTGGTCAGGGTCCGGCACGGCCACGTCGCCGAGGCGCGCGCGGCGATCGCCTGCGTGAGCGAGGTCGACGGCGACCCCGTCGGGATCCACGTCCGTGGAATCTCGGGGACGGTGCGTGCCTGTGAGGAAAGATATATGGGTCGCGCGGGCGCTAATTCGACACAGCGAGACGTCGCGTTCGGGGACGCCGAGCGGCCCGCGGTCGTGCGCGAGGACGCGTGCGACGTGTGGGTCGAGTCGGGTTACGTCGGCGCGGCGGCGTTCGACATCGAGTGA
- a CDS encoding alanyl-tRNA editing protein: protein MTEELYLADDTVTTFEATVERALDDRVVLDRTHFYPTGGGQPHDTGTLRVADGENGARWRVVDVQKKDTIYHTLAATDGGSSRSPPEPGTAVVGEIDAARRSAHSRYHTAQHLLSALLLNEFDARTTGNQLYDDHAHLDAAYDRFDDTDLDRIEARLNELVADERPVTSYAMDRAEAEATLDPERTRIDLLPDSIRELRIVEIGAAGADDAGAETGADPYDRTACAGTHVGDTAEIGEIVVTGRETKGSDEERVRFALADHLDGE from the coding sequence ATGACCGAGGAGCTGTACCTCGCCGACGACACCGTGACGACGTTCGAGGCGACCGTCGAGCGCGCGCTCGACGACCGCGTCGTCCTCGACCGGACGCACTTCTACCCGACCGGTGGCGGCCAGCCGCACGACACGGGGACGCTCCGCGTCGCGGACGGGGAGAACGGTGCCCGGTGGCGGGTGGTCGACGTGCAGAAGAAGGACACGATCTACCACACTCTCGCGGCGACGGACGGAGGGAGCTCACGGTCCCCGCCCGAGCCCGGTACCGCGGTCGTCGGCGAGATCGACGCGGCGCGTCGGTCGGCTCACTCGCGGTACCACACCGCCCAACACCTGCTGTCGGCGCTTCTGTTAAACGAGTTCGACGCGCGGACCACCGGGAACCAGCTGTACGACGACCACGCGCACCTCGACGCGGCGTACGACCGTTTCGACGACACGGATCTCGACCGGATCGAGGCGCGGCTCAACGAGCTCGTCGCCGACGAACGCCCCGTCACGAGCTACGCGATGGACCGCGCGGAGGCGGAGGCGACGCTGGACCCGGAGCGCACCCGCATCGACCTCCTTCCCGACTCGATCCGGGAGCTCCGGATCGTCGAGATCGGTGCGGCGGGCGCCGACGACGCCGGGGCGGAGACCGGCGCGGACCCGTACGACCGCACCGCCTGCGCCGGGACCCACGTCGGCGACACCGCCGAGATCGGCGAGATCGTCGTCACCGGTCGGGAGACGAAGGGGAGCGATGAGGAGCGCGTGCGGTTCGCGCTCGCCGACCACCTCGACGGCGAATAG
- a CDS encoding DUF7332 family protein codes for MTNRSAARHQMARLAALAVALLLVSALAASGAAVGLGAAQTGGDAPGNDTREGDIPESNDFESDAPGAVSAPPTRCFAGDGYPISIGETGATIDAVVHLSVLTDPAAGNEFGLEAAGTLDGDPIVTLAAGVRLTAREAISNGIDPFAAFDVLYAYELDLPMFGGAIGDSEYRGEGSPIESSAGTATC; via the coding sequence ATGACCAATCGCTCGGCGGCCCGCCACCAGATGGCCCGGCTCGCGGCGCTGGCGGTCGCGCTGCTCCTCGTCTCGGCGCTGGCCGCGAGCGGCGCGGCCGTCGGCCTCGGGGCGGCACAGACCGGCGGCGACGCGCCCGGGAACGACACGCGCGAGGGCGATATTCCCGAGAGCAACGATTTCGAGAGCGACGCTCCCGGCGCCGTCTCCGCGCCGCCGACGCGGTGTTTCGCGGGCGACGGCTACCCGATCTCGATCGGCGAGACGGGCGCGACGATCGACGCGGTCGTCCACCTCTCCGTGCTGACCGACCCCGCCGCCGGCAACGAGTTCGGCCTGGAGGCGGCCGGGACGCTCGACGGCGACCCCATCGTGACGCTCGCCGCGGGGGTCCGGCTCACCGCGCGCGAGGCGATCTCGAACGGGATAGACCCGTTCGCGGCGTTCGACGTGCTGTACGCGTACGAGCTCGACCTCCCGATGTTCGGCGGCGCGATCGGCGACTCGGAGTACCGCGGCGAGGGCTCCCCGATCGAGTCGAGCGCGGGCACCGCGACCTGCTGA
- a CDS encoding beta-CASP ribonuclease aCPSF1 encodes MSQVDKQLDTLKSEIEQEIPNDITVTDVKYEGPELVVYTRDPKRFAGDGDLIRRLASKLRKRITVRPDPSALSPPARAEEEVREVIPDDAGVTDLDFHEDTGEVVIEAEKPGMVIGRRGSTLREITQEVGWTPEVVRTPPIESSTVSNVRGFLKNEREERRDILERVGRQIHREEMSDDEWVRITTLGCCREVGRAAFILSTPETRILIDCGDKPGAEGEVPYLQVPEALGAGAATLDAVILTHAHLDHSALLPLLFKYGYDGPIYTTEPTRDLMGLLTLDYLDVAAKDGRTPPYESAQVREAIKHTIPLEYGDVTDVAPDVKLTFHNAGHILGSAVTHFHIGDGLYNVAFSGDIHYEDTRLFNGAVNDFPRVETLVLESTYGGRDDYQTDQADSEEALKEVINETYEQGGKVVIPAFAVGRSQEIMLVLEEAMREGDIPEMPVHLDGMIWEATAIHTTYPEYLRDELRDRIFHEDENPFLAEQFNHIDAGEDERQEVADGDECIIISTSGMIEGGPIMSWLRHIGPDPDSNLVFVGYQAQGTLGRRIQNGWDEIPVDGWGGGSRGDTLTLEMGTEVVDGFSGHADRQGLENFVKTMNPRPEKVLCVHGDERSVQDLSSALYHDYNMRTFAPKNLETFRFK; translated from the coding sequence ATGAGTCAAGTCGACAAGCAGCTCGATACCCTGAAATCAGAGATCGAACAGGAGATTCCGAACGACATCACGGTCACCGACGTCAAGTACGAGGGCCCGGAACTGGTCGTGTACACCCGCGACCCGAAGCGGTTCGCCGGCGACGGCGACCTGATCCGCCGGCTCGCCTCCAAGCTCCGGAAACGAATCACGGTCCGCCCCGACCCCAGCGCCCTCTCTCCGCCGGCGCGCGCCGAGGAGGAGGTGCGAGAGGTGATCCCGGACGACGCCGGTGTGACCGACCTCGACTTCCACGAGGACACCGGCGAGGTCGTCATCGAGGCGGAGAAGCCGGGGATGGTGATCGGCCGCCGCGGCTCCACGCTGCGGGAGATCACCCAGGAGGTCGGCTGGACCCCCGAGGTCGTTCGGACGCCGCCGATCGAGTCCTCCACCGTCTCGAACGTGCGCGGCTTCCTGAAGAACGAGCGCGAGGAGCGCCGCGACATCCTCGAGCGCGTCGGCCGCCAGATCCACCGCGAGGAGATGTCCGACGACGAGTGGGTCCGGATCACGACGCTCGGCTGCTGCCGCGAGGTCGGCCGCGCGGCCTTCATCCTCTCGACGCCCGAGACCCGGATCCTCATCGACTGCGGCGACAAGCCCGGCGCGGAGGGCGAGGTGCCGTACCTCCAGGTCCCCGAGGCGCTCGGCGCGGGCGCGGCGACGCTCGACGCGGTCATCCTGACGCACGCCCACCTCGACCACTCGGCGCTGTTACCGCTCCTGTTCAAGTACGGATACGACGGGCCGATATACACGACCGAACCGACCCGCGACCTGATGGGGCTGCTCACGCTGGACTACCTCGACGTCGCCGCGAAGGACGGCCGGACGCCGCCGTACGAGTCGGCGCAGGTCCGCGAGGCGATCAAACACACCATCCCGCTGGAGTACGGCGACGTGACCGACGTGGCGCCCGACGTGAAGCTCACCTTCCACAACGCGGGCCACATCCTCGGGAGCGCGGTCACGCACTTCCACATCGGCGACGGGCTCTACAACGTCGCCTTCTCCGGGGACATCCACTACGAAGACACCCGCCTGTTCAACGGCGCGGTCAACGACTTCCCGCGGGTCGAGACGCTCGTCCTTGAGTCCACCTACGGCGGCCGCGACGACTACCAGACCGACCAGGCCGACTCCGAGGAGGCGCTCAAGGAGGTCATCAACGAGACGTACGAGCAGGGCGGGAAGGTCGTTATCCCCGCGTTCGCCGTGGGGCGCTCCCAAGAGATCATGCTCGTCTTGGAGGAGGCGATGCGCGAGGGCGATATCCCGGAGATGCCCGTCCACCTCGACGGGATGATCTGGGAGGCGACCGCGATCCACACCACCTATCCCGAGTACCTCCGCGACGAACTCCGCGACCGGATCTTCCACGAGGACGAGAACCCGTTCCTCGCCGAGCAGTTCAACCACATCGACGCCGGCGAGGACGAGCGACAGGAGGTCGCCGACGGCGACGAGTGTATCATCATCTCCACCTCCGGGATGATCGAGGGCGGGCCGATCATGTCGTGGCTCCGCCACATCGGCCCCGATCCGGACTCGAACCTCGTCTTCGTCGGCTACCAGGCGCAGGGGACGCTCGGCCGCCGGATCCAGAACGGCTGGGACGAGATCCCGGTCGACGGCTGGGGCGGCGGAAGCCGAGGCGACACGCTCACCCTGGAGATGGGGACGGAGGTCGTCGACGGCTTCTCCGGTCACGCCGACCGGCAGGGGTTGGAGAACTTCGTGAAGACGATGAACCCGCGGCCCGAGAAGGTGCTGTGCGTCCACGGCGACGAGCGCTCCGTGCAGGACCTCTCGTCGGCGCTGTACCACGACTACAACATGCGGACGTTCGCGCCGAAGAACCTGGAGACGTTCCGGTTCAAGTAG
- the psmA gene encoding archaeal proteasome endopeptidase complex subunit alpha, with protein MQGQSQQQAYDRGITIFSPDGRLYQVEYAREAVKRGTASVGVRAEDGVVLAADKRARSPLMEPASIEKLHKADDHVGVASAGHVADARQLIDFARRQAQVNRLRYGEAIGIETLTKTITDHIQQYTQVGGARPFGVALIVGGIENGEPRLFETDPSGTPYEWQALSIGSDRSDLRDYLEEEYEEGLSTDEAVGLALDTLAQSNDGELAPDGVGVATITVEDDDGYTERSNEEIEAILDERDLLAGEEDEDGAEDAGDAEDAGDADEE; from the coding sequence ATGCAGGGCCAATCCCAACAGCAGGCGTACGACCGAGGCATCACCATCTTCTCTCCCGACGGCAGGCTCTACCAGGTCGAGTACGCCCGGGAGGCGGTGAAACGCGGGACGGCGAGCGTCGGCGTCCGCGCCGAGGACGGCGTCGTCCTCGCGGCGGACAAGCGCGCCCGCTCCCCGCTGATGGAGCCGGCGAGCATCGAGAAGCTCCACAAGGCCGACGACCACGTCGGCGTCGCGAGCGCGGGCCACGTCGCCGACGCCCGCCAGCTCATCGACTTCGCGCGCCGGCAGGCGCAGGTGAACCGCCTGCGCTACGGCGAGGCGATCGGCATCGAGACGCTGACGAAGACGATCACCGACCACATCCAGCAGTACACGCAGGTCGGCGGCGCGCGCCCCTTCGGCGTCGCGCTGATCGTCGGCGGGATCGAGAACGGCGAGCCGCGCCTCTTCGAGACCGACCCCTCCGGCACCCCCTACGAGTGGCAGGCCCTCTCGATCGGTTCCGACCGGAGCGACCTCCGGGACTACCTCGAGGAGGAGTACGAGGAGGGGCTCTCCACCGACGAGGCGGTCGGGCTCGCGCTCGACACCCTCGCGCAGTCGAACGACGGCGAGCTGGCGCCCGACGGCGTCGGCGTCGCCACGATCACCGTCGAGGACGACGACGGCTACACCGAGCGGTCGAACGAGGAGATCGAGGCGATCCTCGACGAGCGCGACCTGCTCGCGGGCGAGGAGGACGAGGACGGCGCCGAGGACGCGGGCGACGCCGAGGACGCGGGCGACGCCGACGAGGAGTAA
- a CDS encoding MOSC domain-containing protein: protein MTGRIEAIHVAPEAGAPMEERDCVEAVSGRGLRGDRYFLERGTYSRSARDVSRELSLIEGETLDAVERDYGVAVGPDEHRRNLTTGGIGLNRLVGTRFRVGDATCEGVELCEPCSYLESLLEREGVREALVHRGGLRARIVEDGAIETGASIRILGDAADAARPRLDDA from the coding sequence ATGACCGGACGGATCGAGGCGATTCACGTCGCGCCCGAGGCGGGCGCGCCCATGGAGGAGCGAGACTGCGTCGAGGCGGTCTCCGGGCGGGGACTGCGCGGCGACCGGTACTTCCTCGAGCGCGGGACCTACTCGCGGTCGGCGCGCGACGTGAGCCGCGAGCTGTCGCTGATCGAGGGCGAGACGCTCGACGCCGTCGAGCGCGACTACGGGGTCGCCGTCGGTCCCGACGAGCACCGGCGCAACCTCACTACCGGCGGTATCGGGCTCAACCGCCTCGTCGGGACGCGGTTCCGCGTCGGCGACGCGACCTGCGAGGGGGTCGAGCTCTGCGAGCCGTGCTCGTACCTCGAATCGCTGCTCGAACGCGAGGGGGTCCGCGAGGCGCTGGTGCACCGGGGCGGGCTCCGCGCCAGGATCGTCGAGGACGGCGCGATCGAGACCGGCGCGTCGATCCGGATCCTCGGCGACGCGGCGGACGCGGCGCGCCCGCGGCTCGACGACGCGTAG
- a CDS encoding methylglyoxal synthase, which translates to MRLALIAHDELKDEMVEFVTKHAAALGECELVTTGTTGKRITEETGLAVNRQASGPYGGDLQIGGMIADDAIDGVVFLRDPLTAQAHEPDISALLRVCDVKDVPLATNVASGELLVDGLLDSP; encoded by the coding sequence ATGCGACTCGCGCTCATCGCCCACGACGAGCTGAAAGACGAGATGGTGGAGTTCGTCACGAAACACGCCGCGGCCCTCGGCGAGTGCGAGCTCGTGACGACGGGGACCACCGGAAAACGCATCACCGAGGAGACCGGCCTCGCCGTAAACCGGCAGGCGTCGGGCCCGTACGGCGGCGACCTCCAGATCGGTGGGATGATCGCCGACGACGCGATCGACGGCGTCGTCTTCCTCCGCGACCCGCTCACCGCGCAGGCGCACGAGCCGGACATCTCCGCGCTGCTGCGCGTCTGCGACGTGAAGGACGTCCCGCTGGCGACCAACGTCGCCTCCGGCGAACTGCTCGTCGACGGGCTCCTCGATTCGCCGTGA
- a CDS encoding SDR family oxidoreductase — MPTGADRRRVQKTVLITGCSSGIGRAAAHAFNDEGWTVYATARNPADVETLGEAGCELATLDVTDQSDVDRVVDRILDEEGKIDAVVNNAGYGQFGPIEDVSTAKVHEQFDVNVYGPHRLVKAVLPAMRRERDGTIVNVSSVAGRVSFPGGGVYSGSKFALEAMSDALRNEVAEHGIDVVVVEPGPVKTNFSRRAQSEAGVDPDGEGGDDADGDDGVDRSGAYDEFYAMFEDAQLIGGDGPGAVEPELVADAVYDAASATRPPARVQPGTAARVGVLARFLPDAVFDRGYELVRKFTS; from the coding sequence ATGCCGACGGGGGCCGACCGACGACGCGTGCAGAAGACGGTACTCATCACCGGCTGTTCCTCGGGTATCGGCCGCGCCGCGGCACACGCGTTCAACGACGAGGGCTGGACCGTGTACGCGACCGCGCGGAACCCCGCGGACGTCGAGACGCTGGGCGAGGCGGGCTGTGAACTGGCCACGCTCGACGTCACCGACCAGTCCGACGTCGACCGCGTCGTCGACCGGATCTTAGACGAGGAGGGGAAGATAGACGCCGTGGTCAACAACGCGGGATACGGCCAGTTCGGGCCGATCGAGGACGTGTCGACCGCGAAGGTACACGAGCAGTTCGACGTGAACGTGTACGGGCCGCACCGACTCGTCAAGGCGGTGTTGCCGGCGATGCGCCGCGAGCGCGACGGGACGATCGTCAACGTCTCGTCGGTCGCCGGGCGCGTCTCGTTCCCCGGCGGCGGCGTCTACTCCGGGTCGAAGTTCGCCCTGGAGGCGATGTCGGACGCGCTCCGCAACGAGGTCGCCGAGCACGGGATCGACGTCGTCGTCGTCGAACCGGGGCCGGTGAAGACGAACTTCTCGAGGCGCGCGCAGTCCGAGGCGGGCGTCGATCCGGACGGAGAGGGCGGCGACGACGCCGACGGAGACGACGGCGTCGACCGCTCCGGCGCCTACGACGAGTTCTACGCGATGTTCGAGGACGCGCAGCTGATCGGCGGCGACGGCCCCGGCGCGGTCGAGCCCGAGCTCGTCGCCGACGCCGTCTACGACGCCGCCAGCGCGACGCGGCCCCCGGCGCGGGTCCAGCCCGGCACGGCCGCCCGCGTCGGCGTGCTCGCGCGCTTCCTCCCCGACGCGGTGTTCGACCGGGGATACGAGCTCGTCCGGAAGTTCACGTCGTAG
- a CDS encoding transcription factor S — MKFCDECGSMMKSGEGEDHWVCSSEDCGHEIGREDGDDEWTTESQVESEIIDVSDAEDKGLPQTTAHCPECGNDRAYWYMQQIRSADESETRFFVCTECEHKWREDDH; from the coding sequence ATGAAGTTCTGCGACGAGTGCGGCTCGATGATGAAGTCGGGCGAGGGCGAGGACCACTGGGTGTGTAGCTCCGAGGACTGCGGCCACGAGATCGGCCGCGAGGACGGCGACGACGAGTGGACCACCGAGTCGCAGGTCGAGTCGGAGATCATCGACGTGAGCGACGCGGAGGACAAGGGGCTCCCGCAGACGACCGCCCACTGCCCGGAGTGCGGCAACGACCGCGCGTACTGGTACATGCAGCAGATCCGCTCGGCCGACGAGTCCGAGACCCGCTTCTTCGTCTGCACCGAGTGCGAGCACAAGTGGCGCGAAGACGACCACTGA
- a CDS encoding RNase P subunit p30 family protein has product MYEAVHAHPDGDATVARHAATAARYGYDGVVVRTRDALAPAGEDGEPPEEAATLREAYGVDVVDAVEIDVDDATSASGAVGNYRSERTVVCLVGGDDGLNRFAVEEPRVDVLARPMDGPGEFNHVLAKAARDNGVHVEFDLGPLLRASGGKRVRALSDLRKLREIVTYYDAPHVVSANPRSHLALRAPRELVAAAEAVGFDPEWVEEGLRAWSEIAARNRERRSEAFIEPGVRRGRYEEDG; this is encoded by the coding sequence ATGTACGAGGCCGTTCACGCCCACCCCGACGGCGACGCGACCGTCGCCCGCCACGCGGCCACCGCGGCGCGGTACGGCTACGACGGGGTCGTCGTCCGCACGCGGGACGCGCTCGCCCCGGCCGGCGAGGACGGCGAACCCCCGGAGGAGGCGGCGACGCTCCGGGAGGCGTACGGCGTCGACGTCGTCGACGCGGTCGAGATCGACGTCGACGACGCCACGAGCGCATCGGGCGCGGTGGGCAACTACCGGTCCGAGCGGACCGTCGTCTGTCTCGTCGGCGGCGACGACGGGCTCAACCGGTTCGCGGTCGAGGAGCCGCGGGTCGACGTCCTCGCGCGCCCGATGGACGGGCCGGGGGAGTTCAACCACGTCCTCGCGAAGGCGGCCCGCGACAACGGGGTCCACGTGGAGTTCGACCTCGGCCCGCTGCTCCGCGCGAGCGGCGGGAAGCGGGTGCGGGCGCTCTCCGACCTGCGGAAGCTCCGCGAGATCGTGACCTACTACGACGCGCCCCACGTCGTCAGCGCGAACCCGCGCTCGCACCTCGCGCTCCGGGCGCCCCGCGAGCTGGTCGCCGCCGCCGAGGCGGTCGGGTTCGACCCGGAGTGGGTCGAGGAGGGGCTCCGTGCGTGGAGCGAGATCGCGGCGCGCAACCGGGAGCGGCGCTCCGAGGCCTTCATAGAGCCGGGGGTCCGACGTGGCAGGTATGAAGAAGACGGTTGA
- a CDS encoding HAD-IIB family hydrolase, whose product MVPPLALDIDGTLTTPSGRIDPRTFELLPDWDAPVVFATGKAFPYPVALAHFLGRAETVIAENGGVAHVDGETAVLGDPAVPRAVVEAYEARGGEIGWGNGDTVNRWRETEVALSLDADEALLREVAAAAESRVEVVDTGYAYHVKSPDVSKGKALERVAEALGLAGAEFVAVGDSENDASTFGVAGESYAVANADATARDAADVVLDEGFMDGTEAVLAELRERGG is encoded by the coding sequence ATGGTGCCGCCCCTCGCGTTGGACATCGACGGGACGCTGACGACGCCGAGCGGTCGGATCGATCCCCGCACTTTCGAACTGTTGCCCGACTGGGACGCGCCGGTCGTCTTCGCGACGGGGAAGGCGTTCCCCTACCCGGTCGCGCTGGCGCACTTCCTCGGCCGGGCCGAGACCGTCATCGCCGAGAACGGCGGGGTCGCGCACGTCGACGGCGAGACGGCGGTCCTCGGCGACCCGGCGGTCCCGCGGGCCGTCGTCGAGGCCTACGAGGCGCGCGGCGGGGAGATCGGGTGGGGCAACGGCGATACGGTGAACCGCTGGCGCGAGACGGAGGTGGCGCTGTCGCTCGACGCCGACGAGGCGCTGCTCCGCGAGGTCGCCGCGGCGGCCGAGAGCCGCGTCGAGGTCGTCGACACCGGCTACGCGTACCACGTCAAGTCGCCCGACGTGAGCAAGGGGAAGGCGCTCGAACGCGTCGCCGAGGCGCTCGGGCTCGCCGGCGCCGAGTTCGTCGCCGTCGGCGACAGCGAGAACGACGCCTCGACGTTCGGCGTCGCCGGCGAGTCGTACGCGGTCGCCAACGCGGACGCGACCGCCCGCGACGCCGCCGACGTCGTCCTCGACGAGGGGTTCATGGACGGGACGGAGGCGGTGCTGGCCGAGCTTCGCGAGCGGGGCGGGTGA